In one Gallus gallus isolate bGalGal1 chromosome 20, bGalGal1.mat.broiler.GRCg7b, whole genome shotgun sequence genomic region, the following are encoded:
- the RBBP8NL gene encoding RBBP8 N-terminal-like protein isoform X2 encodes MTTESFAEFLNKLKEIHEREVQGLQTKLTELTTEKCRDAQRIEELFAKNHQLREQQKVLKENVKVLENRLRAGLCDRCMVTQELAKKKQNEYENSHFQSLQHIFILTNEMSRLKEENKALKEELKRLQSPEDRTKYPGVISREHSSTPSSPLPLLSPTSRNTSIERVALGAAEDSQHGVPGLELGEEKATGQRSSPSSRVSPSTVLQEASLAEMASQRIANQLHGTIALVRHSLEKSPSGAAVSPPARKTLLPPEQERSPSLEPYLTTTKPISPKIVPSYESLKLTARKEQLCLLNKHLALHQLGLTSGCAPSDGDSSFHRQLLRATDGDGRTRPRDDWDDRAALLKLPAAVVYVRDQHLEGKLHLLKHHERLQHLEQQRSHRVRVDGEPKAVSKERPLSPCLSITVGCKEERMEDAEDGKVERELWLSRDGSEHRGKAESLRDYGVDAPLDLSDTGRGKGMGWIKHQEANSPRLSPGDSPMHGPCRRHGMERDSSQPHSCWHDAAQTQLTGQPGAIKEEEEEEEEETAVLALSRVHPINKSTASNTETPPEPRVRLVASAQKEEPDDDDDESAKQESDEADTTDSEVASPYERDVLQEAQSEGKYFCTKDRAHVLQKKRRRGQDSWTKGSKKAVRGRKKVKVEQCSLEMTEEAESCLASHHDPSEDS; translated from the exons ATGACCACAGAGAGCTTTGCAGAATTCTTGAACAAGCTCAAGGAAATCCATGAAAGAGAAGTCCAAG GTCTGCAAACAAAGCTAACGGAGCTGACGACAGAGAAGTGCCG CGATGCCCAGAGAATTGAAGAGCTGTTTGCTAAAAACCACCAACTAAGGGAACAACAGAAGGTcctcaaagaaaatgtaaaagtgCTGGAAAACAG GCTGCGAGCAGGTCTCTGTGACAGATGCATGGTCACCCAGGAGCTGgcaaaaaagaagcagaatgaaTATGAGAATTCCCATTTCCAGAGCCTCCAGCACATCTTCATTCTCA CCAACGAGATGAGCCGTCTGAAGGAGGAGAACAAAGCTCTCAAGGAGGAACTGAAGAGGCTCCAGAGCCCAGA agacAGGACCAAGTACCCAGGAGTCATCTCCAGGGAGCACAGCTCCACACCCAGTTCCCCACTGCCATTACTGTCCCCCACTAGCAGGAACACCAGCATCGAGAGAGTGGCTCttggagcagcagaggactCCCAGCACGGTGTGCCGGGGCTCGAGCTGGGGGAAG agaaGGCCACAGGACAGAGAAGCTCTCCTAGCAGCAGGGTTTCCCCAAGCACTGTCCTCCAAGAAGCCAGCCTGGCAGAAATG GCATCCCAGAGGATTGCCAACCAGCTGCACGGCACCATCGCCCTGGTGAggcacagcctggagaaaagtCCCTCGGGGGCCGCAGTGTCCCCACCTGCCAGGAAGACCCTACTGCCACCAGAGCAGGAACGCAGCCCCAGCCTGGAGCC TTACTTGACAACAACCAAGCCAATCTCCCCCAAGATTGTTCCATCCTACGAAAGCTTAAAGCTGACTGCCCGCAAAGAACAGCTCTGCCTCCTCAACAAGCACCTCGCCCTGCACCAGCTGGGGCTCACAAGTGGCTGCGCTCCATCTGATGGGGACAGCAGCTTCCACAGGCAATTGCTCAGGGCCACAGATGGTGATGGCAGAACGAGGCCACGTGATGACTGGGATGACAGAGCTGCCCTGCTGAAGCTCCCTGCAGCCGTGGTGTACGTGAGGGACCAGCACCTGGAGGGGAAGCTGCACCTCCTCAAGCACCATGAGCGGCTGCAGCATCTGGAGCAGCAGCGAAGCCATCGGGTCAGGGTGGATGGGGAGCCCAAAGCTGTGTCCAAGGAGAGGCCACTGTCCCCATGCCTGAGCATCACAGTGGGATGCAAGGAGGAGAGGATGGAGGATGCTGAGGATGGGAAGGTGGAGAGAGAGCTCTGGTTGAGCCGGGATGGCTCTGAGCACCGAGGAAAGGCAGAATCATTGAGGGACTAtggtgtggatgccccactgGACCTGTCAGACACTGGGCGTGGGAAGGGAATGGGATGGATCAAGCACCAGGAGGCCAACAGCCCACGTCTGAGCCCAGGGGACAGCCCCATGCATGGCCCCTGCAGAAGACATGGGATGGAGAGGGACAGCTCACAGCCTCACAGCTGCTGGCATGATGCTGCCCAGACACAGCTCACAGGACAGCCCGGTGCCAtcaaggaagaagaggaggaggaggaagaggagacgGCTGTG CTCGCTCTCTCCCGGGTGCATCCTATAAACAAGTCAACAGCAAGCAACACAGAGACTCCTCCAGAGCCCAGGGTGAGACTGGTAGCCAGTGCACAGAAGGAAGAACCAG atgatgatgatgacgaGTCCGCAAAGCAGGAATCCGATGAGGCAGATACGACAGACAGCGAG GTGGCTTCTCCCTATGAACGTGATGTCCTGCAAGAAGCTCAGTcagaagggaaatatttttgcaCCAAAGACAGAGCTCATGTACTGcaaaagaagaggagaagaggaCAGGATTCCTGGACAAAAG GCTCCAAGAAGGCagtgagaggaagaaagaaagtcAAAGTGGAGCAGTGCTCACTGGAGATGACAGaggaagcagagagctgcttgGCTTCCCACCATGACCCCTCTGAGGACAGTTAA
- the RBBP8NL gene encoding RBBP8 N-terminal-like protein isoform X1 has translation MTTESFAEFLNKLKEIHEREVQGLQTKLTELTTEKCRDAQRIEELFAKNHQLREQQKVLKENVKVLENRLRAGLCDRCMVTQELAKKKQNEYENSHFQSLQHIFILTNEMSRLKEENKALKEELKRLQSPEDRTKYPGVISREHSSTPSSPLPLLSPTSRNTSIERVALGAAEDSQHGVPGLELGEEKATGQRSSPSSRVSPSTVLQEASLAEMASQRIANQLHGTIALVRHSLEKSPSGAAVSPPARKTLLPPEQERSPSLEPYLTTTKPISPKIVPSYESLKLTARKEQLCLLNKHLALHQLGLTSGCAPSDGDSSFHRQLLRATDGDGRTRPRDDWDDRAALLKLPAAVVYVRDQHLEGKLHLLKHHERLQHLEQQRSHRVRVDGEPKAVSKERPLSPCLSITVGCKEERMEDAEDGKVERELWLSRDGSEHRGKAESLRDYGVDAPLDLSDTGRGKGMGWIKHQEANSPRLSPGDSPMHGPCRRHGMERDSSQPHSCWHDAAQTQLTGQPGAIKEEEEEEEEETAVLALSRVHPINKSTASNTETPPEPRVRLVASAQKEEPGKELQASLTSEKSNAKDDDDDESAKQESDEADTTDSEVASPYERDVLQEAQSEGKYFCTKDRAHVLQKKRRRGQDSWTKGSKKAVRGRKKVKVEQCSLEMTEEAESCLASHHDPSEDS, from the exons ATGACCACAGAGAGCTTTGCAGAATTCTTGAACAAGCTCAAGGAAATCCATGAAAGAGAAGTCCAAG GTCTGCAAACAAAGCTAACGGAGCTGACGACAGAGAAGTGCCG CGATGCCCAGAGAATTGAAGAGCTGTTTGCTAAAAACCACCAACTAAGGGAACAACAGAAGGTcctcaaagaaaatgtaaaagtgCTGGAAAACAG GCTGCGAGCAGGTCTCTGTGACAGATGCATGGTCACCCAGGAGCTGgcaaaaaagaagcagaatgaaTATGAGAATTCCCATTTCCAGAGCCTCCAGCACATCTTCATTCTCA CCAACGAGATGAGCCGTCTGAAGGAGGAGAACAAAGCTCTCAAGGAGGAACTGAAGAGGCTCCAGAGCCCAGA agacAGGACCAAGTACCCAGGAGTCATCTCCAGGGAGCACAGCTCCACACCCAGTTCCCCACTGCCATTACTGTCCCCCACTAGCAGGAACACCAGCATCGAGAGAGTGGCTCttggagcagcagaggactCCCAGCACGGTGTGCCGGGGCTCGAGCTGGGGGAAG agaaGGCCACAGGACAGAGAAGCTCTCCTAGCAGCAGGGTTTCCCCAAGCACTGTCCTCCAAGAAGCCAGCCTGGCAGAAATG GCATCCCAGAGGATTGCCAACCAGCTGCACGGCACCATCGCCCTGGTGAggcacagcctggagaaaagtCCCTCGGGGGCCGCAGTGTCCCCACCTGCCAGGAAGACCCTACTGCCACCAGAGCAGGAACGCAGCCCCAGCCTGGAGCC TTACTTGACAACAACCAAGCCAATCTCCCCCAAGATTGTTCCATCCTACGAAAGCTTAAAGCTGACTGCCCGCAAAGAACAGCTCTGCCTCCTCAACAAGCACCTCGCCCTGCACCAGCTGGGGCTCACAAGTGGCTGCGCTCCATCTGATGGGGACAGCAGCTTCCACAGGCAATTGCTCAGGGCCACAGATGGTGATGGCAGAACGAGGCCACGTGATGACTGGGATGACAGAGCTGCCCTGCTGAAGCTCCCTGCAGCCGTGGTGTACGTGAGGGACCAGCACCTGGAGGGGAAGCTGCACCTCCTCAAGCACCATGAGCGGCTGCAGCATCTGGAGCAGCAGCGAAGCCATCGGGTCAGGGTGGATGGGGAGCCCAAAGCTGTGTCCAAGGAGAGGCCACTGTCCCCATGCCTGAGCATCACAGTGGGATGCAAGGAGGAGAGGATGGAGGATGCTGAGGATGGGAAGGTGGAGAGAGAGCTCTGGTTGAGCCGGGATGGCTCTGAGCACCGAGGAAAGGCAGAATCATTGAGGGACTAtggtgtggatgccccactgGACCTGTCAGACACTGGGCGTGGGAAGGGAATGGGATGGATCAAGCACCAGGAGGCCAACAGCCCACGTCTGAGCCCAGGGGACAGCCCCATGCATGGCCCCTGCAGAAGACATGGGATGGAGAGGGACAGCTCACAGCCTCACAGCTGCTGGCATGATGCTGCCCAGACACAGCTCACAGGACAGCCCGGTGCCAtcaaggaagaagaggaggaggaggaagaggagacgGCTGTG CTCGCTCTCTCCCGGGTGCATCCTATAAACAAGTCAACAGCAAGCAACACAGAGACTCCTCCAGAGCCCAGGGTGAGACTGGTAGCCAGTGCACAGAAGGAAGAACCAGGTAAAGAGCTCCAGGCAAGCCTGACATCTGAGAAGTCAAATGCCAAAG atgatgatgatgacgaGTCCGCAAAGCAGGAATCCGATGAGGCAGATACGACAGACAGCGAG GTGGCTTCTCCCTATGAACGTGATGTCCTGCAAGAAGCTCAGTcagaagggaaatatttttgcaCCAAAGACAGAGCTCATGTACTGcaaaagaagaggagaagaggaCAGGATTCCTGGACAAAAG GCTCCAAGAAGGCagtgagaggaagaaagaaagtcAAAGTGGAGCAGTGCTCACTGGAGATGACAGaggaagcagagagctgcttgGCTTCCCACCATGACCCCTCTGAGGACAGTTAA